CAAGTGAACGAACAAAAATTACCATCAGTAGCTTATTTCAGCATGGAGTATGGATTACATTCCGATTTCAAAATGTATGCTGGAGGTTTGGGTATTCTCGCCGGCGACTACATTAAGGGAGCCAAGGATATCAACGCTCCTATCATCCCCATTGGGCTGAAGTGGAAACAAGGCTATACGGACCAAAAGATTGATGCAAACGGTAATCCTTACGACTCCTATCACAATTATGTTTATGATTTCCTTGAAGATACAGGGGTGAAGGTAACCGTTAAAGTCAGAAAGACCAATGTGGTGTGCAAAGTATGGAAGACTGATTATTTTGGCAACAGCACATTGTATTTACTGGATACGGATATCCCCGAGAATAATGATGCATGGATTACAGGACAATTGTACGGTTGGTTTGGCGAAGAACGGATCGCTCAAGAGATCGTGCTTGGTATCGGCGGAGTAAAAGCTATGCGTGCTCTGGGAATCCCGATTGATGTCTATCATTTCAACGAAGGTCACGCAGCCTTAGCAGCCATCGAGCTAATTCGTGAGAAAATGTCCGGAGGCAGCACCTTTGAGGAAGCTTGGAAAGCTACTCGGGAAGAGGTTGTGTTCACTACACATACGCCGATAAAAGAAGGCAACGAAACCCATCCACTCGACCGTCTAGAGTATATGAGTGCATTCAATGGTTTAACCCGTGACCAGATGGAGCGAATCGGTGGTGAACCGTTCAACATGACGGTTGCCGGTCTGCGACTCTCCCGCATATCTAATGCAGTAGCGCAGCTTCATGCGGATACAGCCAATAAAATGTGGAAAGAGGTTGCTGGAAGATCGGACATCATTGGTATTACTAATGCTATTCATACCCCTACCTGGGTAGATGAAAGAATGACGCAAGCCTATGAAGAAAATGGCGATCTATGGGCAGTGCATCAAGAAATTAAGGGAGAACTGATCGATTTCATCAAAGAACGGTCTGGCATTAGCTTAAATGCTGACAATCTACTCATCGGCTTCTCACGCAGAGCTGCTCCTTATAAACGTAGTGACCTGATCTTCTCTCAGCCAGAAATTATTGAGCCTTATCTGGAGTCTGGTAAAATACAAATCGTCTTCTCGGGCAAAGCTCATCCACTCGATGATAACGGCAAAAAAATCGTCAGCAATCTAGTGGCGATGATGAAAAAATATCCGAAGAGTGTTGTCTTCTTGGAGAATTACGATATGACTATCGGAGCACAGTTGACACGCGGTTCTGATATTTGGCTCAACAATCCGCGTAGACCACTGGAAGCAAGTGGAACGTCCGGGATGAAAGCAGCCATGAACGGTGTATTGAACTGCTCTATTCTAGATGGCTGGTGGCCTGAAGCCTGCATCGAGGGTGAGAATGGCTGGCAGATTGGAGACGGCTTCGAGACTACTGACTTCGAGGTACTGGATAAGCATGACAGTGATGCACTATACGACACCCTATTGAATCGTGTACTCCCAACCTATTATGAGAATCGTAAACAGTGGGTACAAATGATGAAGAAGAGTATCGAAACTACACGCACTGAATTTGCCACTAAGAGAATGCTGGATGAATATTTCAACAGAATGTACATTAAAGCCTAAGTATAAGATACAGGTATCTTCTATATCACAAAAGAACAGCGTACCGCGCCAGTAATGGTTGAGGGACGCTGTTCTTTTTTTAATTCTACTTAGTAATTTATCACTCTATCTATCATATATATCTGAATGTGACGACGATTACCACATACTGTAATGTGGCAATTATTCAAAAAGTATTGCATTTTCCTCAAAAAACATTAATATAGAACTTATACTAAATCTAAAATCAAATCTTACGAGGTGATTCTATTAATGAGCTCCAATAATAATAATCTTACGACTAGCTGGGGTGCTCCAGTAGGCGACAATCAAAATTCAATGACAGCCGGTGATCGCGGTCCTACTTTGCTGCAAGATGTCCATCTGCTTGAGAAATTAGCCCATTTCAACAGAGAACGTGTTCCTGAACGTGTCGTTCATGCTAAGGGTGCTGGTGCTCATGGGTATTTTGAAGTCACTCAAGATTTAACCCAATATACAAAAGCTAATTTCTTGTCAGAGGTAGGCAAGCGTACACCAATGTTCATCCGTTTCTCAACGGTAGCTGGTGAGCTAGGTTCTGCTGATACGGTACGGGACCCTCGTGGTTTTGCTCTGAAATTCTATACCGAAGAAGGAAACTACGATCTCGTAGGTAACAATACACCTGTATTCTTCGTTCGTGATGCAATCAAATTCCCTGATTTTATTCATACACAGAAGCGTGATCCACAGACACACTTAAAGAACCCTAATGCGGTTTGGGACTTCTGGTCTTTATCGCCTGAATCTCTTCATCAGGTTACGATCTTGATGTCAGATCGCGGAATTCCTGCTACCCTGAGACATATGCACGGGTTCGGAAGCCACACCTTCAAGTGGGTAAATGCGGAGGGCAATGCCGTCTGGGTGAAATACCATTTCAAAACAGAACAAGGCATTAAGAATCTAGATGCAGATCTAGCTGCCAAAATCGCTGGGGAAAATCCAGATTACCATACAGAAGACTTGTTCAACGCTATTGATAAAGGTGATTTCCCTGCATGGAAGCTCTACGTGCAAATTATGCCGATCGAAGATGCGAAGACTTACCGCTTTGATCCATTCGATGTCACTAAAGTATGGTCGCAAAAAGATTATCCATTAATTGAGGTTGGCCGCATGGTGCTGGATCGTAATCCGGAGAACTACTTCGCGGAAGTAGAGCAAGTTACGTTCTCTCCTGGCTCTTTCGTTCCTGGTATTGAAGCTTCTCCTGACAAATTGCTCCAGGGTCGACTCTTTGCTTACGGTGATGCTCACCGTCACCGGGTAGGTCCTAACCATAACAGCCTGCCTATCAACCGTCCAAAAGTTGAAGTGAAGAACTATCAGCGAGACGGCGGCATGGCACTAGGTAACAATGGCGGATCAGGTGCCTATTACGAGCCTAACAGCTTAGGTGGACCTAAAGAAGCACCACAGCACAAAACATCACCATTCGAGGTATCTGGATATGCCGACAGTGTCTCCTACAATAGTGACGACCATTATACACAGCCTGGTGACTTGTATCGCCTGATGAGTGAAGAAGAACGTACCCGTCTTGTTCAAAATATTGTAGGCGCTATGACTCCTGTTGCAAGTAACGATATCAAACTTCGTCAAATTGGACATTTCTTTAAAGCTGATCCAGAATTAGGACAGCGTATCGCATCTGGTTTAGGATTATCCGTCCCAGACGGAATGTAAGACTATACATGCACTTATAACTGAAAGAGGACCTTTACCCATAGGTGGGAAAGGTCCTCTTTTTTCATAATAAGGTATAGTCGATTAAGTATTCCAATTAGGGGCTAGTTAGCTGAACACATAATACATAAGAACGATCACGATGCATAGCGTGGAAACAACAGATAAGCACGAAAAAAACGTATTCCAGTTATTGCCTTTCATTTGTCTTATACACGACCAGTATACTGCTTCTTTGATGCTCTGCCCCATCACGTGAAGATTTAACTACCGAACCGTAACAGATATTCACAATCTGTTCCTCCTGCAGCCCTGCCAAGAACTCATTAGCCTTATTCTCAGCGTACGAATTATCAGCATCTACAAACTCTTTTACTTGAATCATTCTGATCTCTCCTTTGATAAATTTATTAGTTACTTTTTATGTCTAGATTCTATAGGTAAACTCAACGAAATGTACATGGCGTATCACTCCCCTGGTAATATTTAATGTAAAAAATATCTTCAAAATATAGTATAGGCATTCCGCAGTTTTCTACGAAATGCCTATAACATCAGCCTATCATAGCACCCAACTATACAATAGTCAAACGTTTAAAATACATTATTTAGTAAGAATTAATTGCCTTTCCAAAATGGATTGGATTTACATATAGAAGCTGGTATACTGATCAGAAGGTTCCCTCTAGGGGACCTCTATTTGTATAGGAGGGGTTTTAACATGGAAACGCGTCATAACAAATTTGCAAAGAATGTGCTACTTAGAGGGGGTGAAATCTACTATGAACCATAGTCTAATCTATGAAGGCTCAAGGACACAACTGGTCCAGCAGCTTATCTATTTTGATGAGGAAAAAATCGCATTTCTAAATCAGTACTTCCCGGAACGCAGCAAACAAAGAAGCAACGCTGAAACGCTGTTGTCTCGTTATTGCTCCGAGCTGGAACAATTACTATCCCATTTTAATGGAGAAGACTTGAATTCACTCGTATTGATTGGAAGTCAGCTTCAGCTTCGTTACTTAGACGACAATACTATAGATACCTACACCATCGTATTTCCAAACCAGGCAGAACCCAATGATAACAAGATTTCAATGTTCTCGCCTATAGGTATGCAGTTGCTGTTGGCTCCGCTCGGCAGTACATGCCAGCTAGCGATTCCTTCAGGTCAGCTATTGGTAAAGATCGAAAGCATTAAGTTTATGAATTGTGGTGAGGTAGCCGTTCTAATTTAAGACAAATCACACATATCCACCGATGTAAACGGCGTCCCTTTTCAATCTTAAGGAAGAGGACGCTGTTCATCTATTCAGCCTGCTCAGTTTCTCATACTCTTATTTAAGCTTCAATCCTTCAGCCAGCTTGCTGACTGACTTCTCAATACGGGATGCTCTTGTTTCGGGTCTTTTCGCCCCCTCGATCCATGCCACGTACTCTTTCTGATAAGAATACGCCAGACTATTAAAATAGGCTTCTGCCTGCTCATGGGCACTCAGTGCGTCGAGAAAATCTTCTGGCGCTTCTACCTCCCGTAATTGATAATCTTGCTCCATCGTCACACGCACTGTGTCACCAGGCTGAGCTTTGGCCAGGTCTCGTAGTTCTTTCTTTACAACCATAAAATGCTTCCCGTTTCCATGGGGCATAAGTGTTCCTCTATAAGGAATTCCATTTACACTCCCTTTTACCTGTACCCTGGACTTCGTTTCAAATATTTCTTCAGTATCCAAAGGAACGTTAAGATAAGTCCAGCTTCCATTCGCATCAGGTCTCACTAATTTAGCTTCAAATTCGAACATAGTTACCTCCTCAAATAAATCCCTAAGTTCTATTGTATCCATACGAGTGTAACTATACAAAAAGCTTTCTTGAACCCTCGGCTCACAACCCATTATGAAAATGTTATTCCCTTATATTCATCCATTCCTTTTGCAGGACTAAGAGAAGCCTGCAAATGTGCAGGTTTTTATACAGATCTCCTCGTCATTAGGCTCGAAAACTGAAAATATACAGGTATATATCCTCACTTATGTCTCGCAAGCTTCTTCTGGAGCAAGAATTACTGCAGATTCGCAGGAATTCATTCTTTAACCATCCTCGTATCATTAAAAAATGTACTTTTGCAGGTTTATTCGCCGGTTATCGTTACTGATTAGTCAACCAGTAGCATCTTTGAGATACACCATGCCGCTTATACCCTTGATCGATCCTTACATTTACATAAAAAAACACCTGCCTATTATAGGCAGGTGTTTCTTAATTATAAGCGGGTGATGGGAATCGAACCCACGCTATCAGCTTGGAAGGCTGAAGTTCTACCATTGAACTACACCCGCAAAGATATAAAATCGGGATGACACGATTTGAACATGCGACCCCCTGGTCCCAAACCAGGTGCTCTACCAAGCTGAGCTACATCCCGTCAAAACATGAATTACTTAGTAATAAAAATGGCGCGCCCTGAGAGATTCGAACTCCCGGCCTTTTGATTCGTAGTCAAACGCTCTATCCAGCTGAGCTAAGGGCGCAAAAATTATGGAGCGGAAGACGGGAATCGAACCCGCGACCCTCGCCTTGGCAAGGCGATGCTCTACCGCTGAGCCACTTCCGCAAAATATGGTGCGCGTGAAGGGACTTGAACCCCCACGTCGTGAAACGCCAGATCCTAAGTCTGGTGCGTCTGCCATTCCGCCACACGCGCACACTTTAAAAATAATGGTGAGCCATGAAGGACTCGAACCTTCGACACCCTGATTAAAAGTCAGGTGCTCTACCAACTGAGCTAATGGCTCACATAATGGATTCTCCAAAAGTATTCGGATTCACCTTTAGGGAGTTATTTCACTTTGTAAAATGAAATGGCTGGGGATATAGGATTTGAACCTATGCATGACGGAGTCAAAGTCCGTTGCCTTACCGCTTGGCTAATCCCCAATAATAATTAACTAAATGGCGGAACCGACGAGATTCGAACTCGCGATCTCCTGCGTGACAGGCAGGCATGTTAGGCCAACTACACCACGGTTCCACAGACAAAATGCATAAGTAAAAATTGGTTGCGGGGGCAGGATTTGAACCTGCGGCCTTCGGGTTATGAGCCCGACGAGCTACCGGGCTGCTCCACCCCGCGTCATTAATAATAATTATATACTATTCACTTTCACTACACCAGCTTGTCCCAGAACAAAATGCACAAGGAAATTTGGTTGCGGGGGCAGGATTTGAACCTGCGGCCTTCGGGTTATGAGCCCGACGAGCTACCGGGCTGCTCCACCCCGCGTCGTTCTTAAGTATTCATTCCCTTCGGCCCCCGGAAAGTATCCGGAATCCTCAACGAAGCATTTGCTACTTTTTGGGGATGTTTTATGGTGGAGGCTGAGGGGATCGAACCCCCGACCCTCTGCTTGTAAGGCAGATGCTCTCCCAGCTGAGCTAAGCCTCCATGATATGACCCGTATGGGATTCGAACCCATGTTACCTCCGTGAAAGGGAGGTGTCTTAACCCCTTGACCAACGGGCCATGCTAATCTTATGTTCCAACGAACCACCAAGGCTTCTCATCCCTAACAGGGAAGTAAAATCATGGCGGA
This window of the Paenibacillus sp. FSL R10-2734 genome carries:
- the glgP gene encoding alpha-glucan family phosphorylase; amino-acid sequence: MNEQKLPSVAYFSMEYGLHSDFKMYAGGLGILAGDYIKGAKDINAPIIPIGLKWKQGYTDQKIDANGNPYDSYHNYVYDFLEDTGVKVTVKVRKTNVVCKVWKTDYFGNSTLYLLDTDIPENNDAWITGQLYGWFGEERIAQEIVLGIGGVKAMRALGIPIDVYHFNEGHAALAAIELIREKMSGGSTFEEAWKATREEVVFTTHTPIKEGNETHPLDRLEYMSAFNGLTRDQMERIGGEPFNMTVAGLRLSRISNAVAQLHADTANKMWKEVAGRSDIIGITNAIHTPTWVDERMTQAYEENGDLWAVHQEIKGELIDFIKERSGISLNADNLLIGFSRRAAPYKRSDLIFSQPEIIEPYLESGKIQIVFSGKAHPLDDNGKKIVSNLVAMMKKYPKSVVFLENYDMTIGAQLTRGSDIWLNNPRRPLEASGTSGMKAAMNGVLNCSILDGWWPEACIEGENGWQIGDGFETTDFEVLDKHDSDALYDTLLNRVLPTYYENRKQWVQMMKKSIETTRTEFATKRMLDEYFNRMYIKA
- the katA gene encoding catalase KatA, with the translated sequence MSSNNNNLTTSWGAPVGDNQNSMTAGDRGPTLLQDVHLLEKLAHFNRERVPERVVHAKGAGAHGYFEVTQDLTQYTKANFLSEVGKRTPMFIRFSTVAGELGSADTVRDPRGFALKFYTEEGNYDLVGNNTPVFFVRDAIKFPDFIHTQKRDPQTHLKNPNAVWDFWSLSPESLHQVTILMSDRGIPATLRHMHGFGSHTFKWVNAEGNAVWVKYHFKTEQGIKNLDADLAAKIAGENPDYHTEDLFNAIDKGDFPAWKLYVQIMPIEDAKTYRFDPFDVTKVWSQKDYPLIEVGRMVLDRNPENYFAEVEQVTFSPGSFVPGIEASPDKLLQGRLFAYGDAHRHRVGPNHNSLPINRPKVEVKNYQRDGGMALGNNGGSGAYYEPNSLGGPKEAPQHKTSPFEVSGYADSVSYNSDDHYTQPGDLYRLMSEEERTRLVQNIVGAMTPVASNDIKLRQIGHFFKADPELGQRIASGLGLSVPDGM
- a CDS encoding sporulation protein Cse60, which produces MIQVKEFVDADNSYAENKANEFLAGLQEEQIVNICYGSVVKSSRDGAEHQRSSILVVYKTNERQ
- a CDS encoding GreA/GreB family elongation factor, with protein sequence MNHSLIYEGSRTQLVQQLIYFDEEKIAFLNQYFPERSKQRSNAETLLSRYCSELEQLLSHFNGEDLNSLVLIGSQLQLRYLDDNTIDTYTIVFPNQAEPNDNKISMFSPIGMQLLLAPLGSTCQLAIPSGQLLVKIESIKFMNCGEVAVLI
- a CDS encoding YdeI/OmpD-associated family protein → MFEFEAKLVRPDANGSWTYLNVPLDTEEIFETKSRVQVKGSVNGIPYRGTLMPHGNGKHFMVVKKELRDLAKAQPGDTVRVTMEQDYQLREVEAPEDFLDALSAHEQAEAYFNSLAYSYQKEYVAWIEGAKRPETRASRIEKSVSKLAEGLKLK